The segment TCGGCTTGCTACGATCCTGAAAAAAGCGCTCCAGCTTATCCAGCGCAAGACGGTCATAGTGAAGCTTCGTGCCCAAGTATTCAGCCACCGCTTCCTTCGTCAAGTCATCCTGGGTCGGACCCAGTCCACCGGAGAGAATGACAATGTCGGCTCTCGCGCTGGATAGCTGCAGCGCTTCCTTCAGACGTGACAGGTTGTCGCCCACAACAGTCTGATAATACACATCGATCCCCATTCCAGCCAGCTCTCTGGATAAAAATTGTGCGTTCGTGTTCACGATCTGCCCCAGCAGCAGCTCTGTACCTACAGCAATAATTTCAGCCTTCATAGCTCCCAGCCTCTCTGTATGTCGTGATCTCAAATTTTAAAGCTATACGATGGGCACTTTATGGAAGAAAAAAGCAATAGGATTTCTCCTATTGCTATGACGCGCCAACACCGCGCAAAAGATGCTTGTTCTTTACAAAGTATTCGACTCCGGAGTAAATCGTTATGATCGCTGCAGCCCAGATGGCAATGCGATCAAACGGAATTCCGACAAATACGAACGGAAAATTGTTGATCAACAGCGCCGAGATCGCCACAATCTGAACAATCGTCTTCAGCTTTCCAGAATTTCCTGCAGCTACTACTGCGCCGTCCAGCAAAGCAATCTGCCTCAGGCCTGTAACCGCAAACTCCCGGCTGATGATGACGACCACGATCCATGATTCTACCTTGCCCATTTCGACCAGAGAAATCAGTACCGCCGCAACGAGCAGCTTGTCAGCCAGCGGATCAAGCAGCTTTCCCAGGTTGGTAATCATATTGTGCTTCCGGGCCAGGTACCCGTCTATCCAGTCCGTGCTTGCAGCCAGAATAAATATCAAGGCTGCGATCAGCTGATTAAAGGGCAGCGAGAAGCCCTCCCACACAATCGGCTCCGGATAAAAATCAAAATCGACGAGCAGAAAAATCATCATAACGGGAATCAAGCAAATTCGCGCGATCGTTATGCGATTCGGTAAATTCATGAAACAGCCTCCCTGCAATGGGGTTCTTCTTCTAACGAGCCGTGCCGTCAGCTTCAAGCGAATCGGCTTCCAGCGCCGTAGTTGTATGTAAATGCATAACCTACTGAATGCCTCAATGCCGAGTTTCAGTATAATATTAAGCACTGCACCGTGTCAAAAAGAGAACGAGTTTCTTCCGTGTGAGCCTACATTATGATTTCAGGTTCGTAAATTGAAGGTCCAGCGGCAGATCGGCCTTACGCAGTAGCTGCATAACGTCCTGCAGATCATCCCGGCTCTTGCCGGTTACACGAATCTGGTCCCCTTGAATCTGGCTCTTTACCTTCAGCTTAGAATCACGGATCAGAATGTTAATTTTCTTCGCATTCTCCTGATCAACTCCTTGCTTCAAGGACAGACGCTGACGCACCGTGCCCATGGAGGCCGGCTCAAGCTTGCCGTATTCGACATTTTTCAGCGACAAGCCGCGCTTGACCATCTTGGTCTGTAAAATATCAATGACCGCATTCAATTTATACTCATCATCCGAAACAATAACCAATGCGTCCTTCTCCAGCTTCAGGCTGCTCTTACTGCCCTTGAAGTCAAAGCGGTTCTCAATCTCCCGCTCCGTTTGAGTGACGGCATTGTTCAGCTCCTGCATGTCCATCTTGGATACAATATCAAACGAATTTTCTGAAGCCATTAGCTGTGACCATTCCTTTCAACGACATAATATTTATCTATTATAAGAGATTCTTAGGCATGAAGTCTAATGCCCCTAAATATATACAGCAGAACGGACAGAGATAAACAGCAGCCCCGTCTCCTTCAACGGAAACAGGGCTGCTGCAGTTTAGGACTTTTCGCCGCTGCGGGCAGGCTGACGGAACATATCCAGAACACCAAGCGCAATATGCGCAAGACCGAAGCCCAGAATGCCGTAGCCCCAATCCGAAGGGATCAGATAATAGCCTAACAGGCTGACAATGAAGCCCAGCCCCGTAACGATCCAGCTCACAGTCATAACAAGGCCATCCTTTTCCAAGAGAGTACAGGCAGGTCTGCATCGCAAACCTTATACCTATTACTCTTCCCGGTGTATGCCAGCCTTATTCAAGCCCGTTGCCAGCACCATCATCACCGGAGAGATCATTCACCGCTAGCTTCAGCATCCACAGGCTCAAAAAACAGTCTCGAGGTGGACTTGCCGTCAGTAACGACCTGTCCTCCTACTTTAATAACTGTCGCTGGAGAGTAGGCTGACTTGATGTACAGCCCCTGAGCATCCATCTCATCGGTGAAAACATCGCCCGCATTCATGTTGCCATAATATAAATTCTCACCCTGAGAATTATAGCCCCGGTAAATTTCAACCCAGCTCGTTCCGCTGGCTGTAATCTCAACCGGTACACCGGCACCCGCAGGGGATGCCACTTTAAAGATCGTATACTTTCCTTCCGAGCGGTCCTGCGTAACAGACACATTCACAGGTTCCTCCTCGGCGGGTTCTTCCTCCGAATTGCCGTCCTCTGCACCGTCTCCGTTGCCCTCAGCATCCTCTCCGGAGCCCTCAGCCGGTTCCTCATCAACAGGCGCATTATCTGTTCCCGCTTCCCCGTTATCCGATGGCTCGGCAGGCTGCTCCCCGCCGCCGCCCTCTCCGGACGCGCCTTCGCCGCTTGGCTGTTCTTGGGCAGGCGGCACAGCTGTATAGCCTTCATTCGGATCACTTTTGTTCGCGAGGAAAGCGTAGTATACGATGACTGCAACGATTAATACCGGAAAAGTCCACATCAATACCGTCGGAAGCCAGCTTGTGTTGCGATCCGAGGAAGCTCGGCTCGAGCGCTTCTGAATAACGGGCTCCATCGTGGCTTCCGGTGCAGCCTTCGGCATATCCTGCTTATGTCCCTCCATCAGCTCATCCGGATTCAGACCCACCGCCTCCGCGTAGGTTTTGATGAAGGCCCGTACATAGAAGCTGCCGGGAAGCACCTTATAATCGCCAGCCTCGATGGCTTCCAGGTAGCGTTTGCGTATTTTCGTTATCTCCTGCACGTCATCCAGACTCATTCCTTTTTGAAGACGCGCTTCTCTCAATTGTTGTCCCAGTTCGGACATGCCATCACCTCCCCTTGGATTTTACGGTGCTAGATCACCCTCTATAGATCATCACTATATGTGCCGGTAAACGTATCATAGAGTATTTCCTCGCCCGGGTTGTTTCGAAGCTCAATAATAATATCAATATCATCATAGCTGTATTCCGATTCCCGAATAAAAATATCCGGATGCTCAATCACCTTCGTGCTCGGGGCGCTCATAATATCCTGAAGCAGCTGATAGTGCCGCTCATTCGAGCGAATCGTGCTCACAATCCCATCAATAATAAAAACATTGGATGGATTCAGCTCTTCCTCCGACAGCTGACTGCGAACCGTTTGACGCAGCAGCGTAGAGGATACAAAAGTCCAGCGCTTCATCGCGCAGACACTGCCGGCGATAATAGACTCTGTTTTGCCGACACGGGGCATACCCCGAAGTCCAATCACCTGATTGCCTTCTCTCTTAAACAGTTCTCCTAAAAAATCCACCAAAAGTCCTAATTCATCACGTGTAAAACGGAACGTTTTGCGATCGTCCGAATCCCGGTCAATGTAGCGGCCGTGTCGAACCGCCAGAATGTCCACCAGCTTAGGCGGTCTCAGGGCAGTAATTGTAATGTTGCTTACTTTATTCAGCATCTGGCCCATCAGAGAGATTTTCTCATCATCACTTGTCTCGAGCAGCATGCCCCGGGTCTGTCCCTCAACCCCGTTAATGGTCAGAATATTGACCTCCAGCATCCCTAGCATGGATGCGATATCACCCAGCAGGCCCGGCCGGTTCTTATGTATCTTGTACTCCATATACCATTGTTTAGGTTCCACAATTACACCTCATCATTGCTTCTTTCCCATCACATTTCGACAAACTTCAAAGGTAAAAAGTCGAGAAACGGGTCACGTTAATGATATATAAAATGAAAATGAAAGGCAAGGACAACTCTGTAACCTGGGATAAAAAAACCCCCTGAAGCAAGGGGGCTTTTCATGACTTTTGCAAAGCACCGGTCTTAGCGGTGATTTAGGCGTTATTTTTGGCCAGCTTGACCATCAGCTTCGCGATCGTGCGGCGCTCTTCCTCGTTGCCCACATCCCAAATTTCCTTCAGAGCGCGGTTGGAATGGTTGCCGGGATCGACCTTTTCGTCTAGAAAATCACCGATTTCATAGGCCAGCTGAGAAATGGTGTTCTCGTCCATGCCTGCTTTTTCGGCCTGAACGACACGCTCGCCGAGAAACTTTTTCCAGGAATCGAAGTTCTTGAGTACGGATGACATGATGTAAGCCTCCTTGTGATTTCGCATTGGGTGTTAGGGATGAACAATACTAATATGTCCGCCCTCTTCCTCAGCTATGCGTGGGTAAATCCGCCACCCGCAGCATCCAAGTCATGCTTCACCTTGATGGATCAGGTCATCCAGCCACCGTTCGGACTAATGACTTGCCCTGTAATATAACCGGATTCCGGCAGGGCCAGAAAGTACACCAGCGAAGAGATTTCATCTGGCTGGGCCAGGCGCCCGACAGGAATTTCCTCCTCCAGCAGCTTCAAATCGTCTCCCTGAAGATGATCCAGCATTGAAGTATCCACTGCGCCCGGGGCCACCGCATTCACGGTAACACCTGAAGGAGCCAGCTCCTTGGCCAGCGCTTTCGTAAATGCATTCACTCCGCCTTTACTGGTGGAGTACAGCACCTCGCAGGCTGCCCCGGACTGTCCCCAGACCGAGGACACATTAATAATGCGTCCATAGCGCTGGGAAACCATGCGGCCCATAAAAGCCTGAGCGCACAGAAACAGCCCCTTCAGATTGACAGCCATCAGCTCATCCCATTCCTCTTCGGAAACGTCTGACAGCAGGCCATAATGGGCAATGCCGGCATTATTCACTAGAATATCCGGCTCCATCCCGTGGTCCAGCAGCTTCTCCTTCATTCGCAGAATCTGCTCTTTATCCTTTAGGTCGGCAGAGACCGTCAGCACCTTCGCACCGCTCGCCATGCATTTGCGCGCGACCTCATTGGCCGCTTCATGGGAGGCTGAATAATGGATGACGATATTCATGCCGACCGCAGCAAACCGCTCCGCAATTGCAGCCCCGATGCCCCGGCTGGCCCCCGTTACCAGCACCGTCATCTCCCCGATCGGCTTCACCTCTGCCCGTGAGATCATTCCGGGCTGAGTACCAGAGATACGGCCAGCTGATCCCACTGCACATGCTCCTGAAGCCGCTGGTTAACGTCCTCAAGTGTAATGGATTCATAGATCGGCAAGACAGTAAACAGGTTTGCGCCCCGGAATTGGTAGCGGGTAAACTCATGCGCAATGTTCTCCGGCGAGTTAAGCATGCGCAGGTACCCGCCCATTTTTTTCTTTTTGGCCCGTTCAAAATCCTCAGCATGAAATCCCTTTGCCTTCAGAGACTCCAGCTCTTGACGAATCCGGCTCAGCAGAAGCTCCGGATCTCTCGTGTCCCCGCCGGCCGCAGAGAATGCATACTGTACCGAGCTGCTGAATTCGTGAGAGAAATTATCCGAAATTAAATCCTCATCATACAGCTTCTGATACAGCTCCGTGCTGGGACTGAATAGTAGATCCAACATCAGCTTGCTGCTCAGATCTCTTCGCAGCTGCTCCTCGGCCCCAAGTCCCGTGACCTTCTCCTTGAAGCCAAACAAGCATTTAGGCAGCGAGACAGCCAATCTGCTTACCTTCCGCTCCTGGAACGGCGCCTGCGGCTCTTCGTCAAAAATACGCCGAATCTGACCCTGCGGCGGGTACGACTTCCGACTCTGGTTCTCTCTGACCATCGCAATGGTCTGCTCCGGGTCTACCCCGCCCACGACGAATAAGAGCATATTGCTAGGGTGATAAAAGGCATTGTAGCAGGTATACAGATCTTCCTTCGTAATCG is part of the Paenibacillus algicola genome and harbors:
- the pgsA gene encoding CDP-diacylglycerol--glycerol-3-phosphate 3-phosphatidyltransferase, whose protein sequence is MNLPNRITIARICLIPVMMIFLLVDFDFYPEPIVWEGFSLPFNQLIAALIFILAASTDWIDGYLARKHNMITNLGKLLDPLADKLLVAAVLISLVEMGKVESWIVVVIISREFAVTGLRQIALLDGAVVAAGNSGKLKTIVQIVAISALLINNFPFVFVGIPFDRIAIWAAAIITIYSGVEYFVKNKHLLRGVGAS
- a CDS encoding YajQ family cyclic di-GMP-binding protein; the encoded protein is MASENSFDIVSKMDMQELNNAVTQTEREIENRFDFKGSKSSLKLEKDALVIVSDDEYKLNAVIDILQTKMVKRGLSLKNVEYGKLEPASMGTVRQRLSLKQGVDQENAKKINILIRDSKLKVKSQIQGDQIRVTGKSRDDLQDVMQLLRKADLPLDLQFTNLKS
- a CDS encoding DUF4175 domain-containing protein, whose product is MTVSWIVTGLGFIVSLLGYYLIPSDWGYGILGFGLAHIALGVLDMFRQPARSGEKS
- a CDS encoding helix-turn-helix domain-containing protein is translated as MSELGQQLREARLQKGMSLDDVQEITKIRKRYLEAIEAGDYKVLPGSFYVRAFIKTYAEAVGLNPDELMEGHKQDMPKAAPEATMEPVIQKRSSRASSDRNTSWLPTVLMWTFPVLIVAVIVYYAFLANKSDPNEGYTAVPPAQEQPSGEGASGEGGGGEQPAEPSDNGEAGTDNAPVDEEPAEGSGEDAEGNGDGAEDGNSEEEPAEEEPVNVSVTQDRSEGKYTIFKVASPAGAGVPVEITASGTSWVEIYRGYNSQGENLYYGNMNAGDVFTDEMDAQGLYIKSAYSPATVIKVGGQVVTDGKSTSRLFFEPVDAEASGE
- a CDS encoding DUF3388 domain-containing protein, with the protein product MEPKQWYMEYKIHKNRPGLLGDIASMLGMLEVNILTINGVEGQTRGMLLETSDDEKISLMGQMLNKVSNITITALRPPKLVDILAVRHGRYIDRDSDDRKTFRFTRDELGLLVDFLGELFKREGNQVIGLRGMPRVGKTESIIAGSVCAMKRWTFVSSTLLRQTVRSQLSEEELNPSNVFIIDGIVSTIRSNERHYQLLQDIMSAPSTKVIEHPDIFIRESEYSYDDIDIIIELRNNPGEEILYDTFTGTYSDDL
- a CDS encoding DUF3243 domain-containing protein, encoding MSSVLKNFDSWKKFLGERVVQAEKAGMDENTISQLAYEIGDFLDEKVDPGNHSNRALKEIWDVGNEEERRTIAKLMVKLAKNNA
- the ymfI gene encoding elongation factor P 5-aminopentanone reductase — translated: MISRAEVKPIGEMTVLVTGASRGIGAAIAERFAAVGMNIVIHYSASHEAANEVARKCMASGAKVLTVSADLKDKEQILRMKEKLLDHGMEPDILVNNAGIAHYGLLSDVSEEEWDELMAVNLKGLFLCAQAFMGRMVSQRYGRIINVSSVWGQSGAACEVLYSTSKGGVNAFTKALAKELAPSGVTVNAVAPGAVDTSMLDHLQGDDLKLLEEEIPVGRLAQPDEISSLVYFLALPESGYITGQVISPNGGWMT
- the yfmH gene encoding EF-P 5-aminopentanol modification-associated protein YfmH, which translates into the protein MERIQYDNLQETLYYEVLDNGLHVYVLPKPGFQKTYATFATKYGSVDNRFQVQGQEETSVPDGIAHFLEHKMFEEPEGGDVFAKFASKGASANAFTSFDQTVYLFSATEHVLDNLETLIDFVQTPYFTDENVEKEKGIIGQEINMYQDNPDWRLYFGLIEAMYKVHPVHIDIAGTIESIGTITKEDLYTCYNAFYHPSNMLLFVVGGVDPEQTIAMVRENQSRKSYPPQGQIRRIFDEEPQAPFQERKVSRLAVSLPKCLFGFKEKVTGLGAEEQLRRDLSSKLMLDLLFSPSTELYQKLYDEDLISDNFSHEFSSSVQYAFSAAGGDTRDPELLLSRIRQELESLKAKGFHAEDFERAKKKKMGGYLRMLNSPENIAHEFTRYQFRGANLFTVLPIYESITLEDVNQRLQEHVQWDQLAVSLVLSPE